A genome region from Alistipes dispar includes the following:
- a CDS encoding OmpP1/FadL family transporter has product MQVKNTLIKLLVAAAALFPAAVWAQTSSINAFSPYTMYGIGELNTPGTLPMRSMGGVGVAMRSTGVVNLLNPAAYSSIPQKTFLFNFGLEGQNYYNSQTVAGQSKSTAYNTFNFHDIAFQMPVARKLGLGFSLTPYSSVGYRTKYYHEYDPSDPVWGNVGRVQYNYEGEGDVTEVKLGLGWEVFKNFSVGVAAQYYWGSIDRTFTMTPTAITGEGTYTSSVGLDNYSISSVKGQVGVQWSPVLTQKRILTIGAAFDIGGDLNPEVTKRIYVGDIYNTTVKGDTTHLKMVLPRQLSAGIYYQTAKWAVGVDYAYQNWGDSNTATEMTGVSGSGDARTSYEVAYTNTSTFKVGVEYTPSRYDVRSFLKRWSYRAGFRYGYHNQTFNGDRLAQYAVTAGFGIPVKLWAISSIDVGVEYGRRGYNVAERVGLVRQQYFKFAVGFTLFAGAQENGEYWFSRPKYD; this is encoded by the coding sequence ATGCAAGTGAAGAACACCTTGATTAAGCTTCTCGTCGCGGCCGCGGCGCTCTTTCCCGCCGCCGTATGGGCGCAGACGAGCAGCATAAACGCCTTTTCCCCCTATACGATGTACGGCATCGGCGAATTGAACACTCCGGGTACGCTGCCGATGCGTTCGATGGGCGGCGTGGGTGTCGCGATGCGTTCGACGGGAGTCGTCAATCTGCTCAATCCGGCGGCGTACAGTTCGATTCCGCAGAAGACGTTCCTCTTCAACTTCGGGCTGGAGGGGCAGAACTACTACAACTCGCAGACGGTGGCCGGGCAGTCGAAAAGCACGGCTTACAATACGTTCAATTTCCACGACATCGCCTTTCAGATGCCCGTGGCGCGGAAACTCGGTCTGGGGTTCAGCCTCACGCCGTACAGTTCGGTGGGTTACCGGACCAAGTATTACCACGAGTACGACCCGTCGGATCCCGTGTGGGGCAACGTCGGGCGCGTGCAGTACAACTACGAAGGCGAGGGCGACGTGACGGAGGTCAAGCTCGGCCTGGGCTGGGAGGTGTTCAAGAACTTCTCGGTCGGCGTGGCCGCGCAATACTACTGGGGCAGCATCGACCGCACCTTCACGATGACGCCGACGGCCATCACGGGCGAGGGAACCTACACTTCGTCGGTGGGACTGGACAATTACAGCATTTCGAGCGTCAAGGGGCAGGTCGGCGTGCAGTGGAGCCCCGTGCTGACCCAGAAGCGCATCCTCACGATCGGCGCGGCGTTCGACATCGGCGGCGACCTGAATCCCGAGGTGACGAAGCGCATCTATGTCGGCGACATTTACAATACGACGGTCAAGGGCGACACGACGCATCTGAAGATGGTGCTGCCGCGGCAGCTTTCGGCCGGCATCTACTACCAGACGGCCAAGTGGGCCGTGGGCGTGGATTACGCCTACCAGAACTGGGGCGACAGCAACACCGCGACCGAAATGACGGGCGTGAGCGGCTCGGGCGACGCAAGAACCTCCTACGAGGTGGCCTATACCAATACGAGCACGTTCAAGGTGGGCGTGGAGTACACGCCGTCGCGCTACGACGTGCGTAGTTTCCTCAAGCGCTGGTCCTACCGGGCGGGATTCCGTTACGGTTACCACAACCAGACCTTCAACGGCGACCGGCTCGCGCAGTATGCCGTGACCGCCGGATTCGGCATTCCCGTGAAGCTCTGGGCGATCTCTTCGATCGACGTGGGCGTGGAGTACGGCCGCCGCGGGTATAACGTCGCCGAGCGCGTCGGACTGGTGCGGCAGCAGTACTTCAAGTTCGCCGTGGGCTTCACGCTCTTCGCCGGAGCCCAGGAGAACGGCGAGTACTGGTTCTCGCGGCCCAAGTACGATTAA
- a CDS encoding tetratricopeptide repeat protein, which translates to MKNVKFLLSAACTLFAVAAMAQQDFSGPQYAKWGDTPEEREKNILNSNFLKESYDNRDYDAAARYLRDLLNSCPDASVAIYQRGANVYKQKINRAKNVTEKNAYIDSLMQIYDLRAKYFGDNAKQGLAFILDQKAREYLAYKPNDRAGIRKAFREALEAGGDNADPETVVAYFSNLCDDYKNTDEVMPDEVIAEYDRLSQFFEKHPEAAEMKGQFDTAFGVSGAASCENLEKLFGAKLAAAPDDEALLAQAVALMSRADCSSDFFLATAEKFYAVKPSSNTALSLAQVFQNKHDYAKAMTYLNEALAVEKDDAERQKLLARIGLVGLAANDVSGAAAAARQARDLNPEDGVPYFVLAQCYGLSAASCGGFAGQATFWAAYDTMSKAVELLPSDSEYLEHAKSALSTFRNNFPSSEECFFNELQSGARYTVTCGTAAGVTTTVRPR; encoded by the coding sequence ATGAAAAACGTTAAATTTCTGCTTTCCGCGGCCTGTACGCTGTTCGCTGTGGCTGCGATGGCACAACAGGATTTCAGTGGCCCCCAGTACGCGAAATGGGGCGACACCCCGGAAGAGCGGGAGAAGAACATTCTGAACAGCAATTTCCTGAAGGAGTCGTACGACAACCGCGATTACGATGCGGCCGCCCGTTACCTGCGCGACCTGCTCAACAGTTGCCCCGACGCTTCGGTGGCCATCTACCAGCGCGGCGCCAATGTTTACAAGCAGAAGATCAACCGTGCCAAGAACGTGACCGAGAAGAACGCCTATATCGACTCGCTGATGCAGATCTATGACCTGCGCGCCAAGTATTTCGGCGACAACGCCAAGCAGGGGCTCGCCTTCATCCTCGACCAGAAGGCCCGCGAGTACCTGGCCTATAAGCCCAACGACCGCGCCGGCATCCGCAAGGCGTTCCGCGAGGCCCTCGAGGCCGGCGGCGACAACGCCGATCCGGAGACCGTGGTGGCCTACTTCTCGAACCTCTGCGACGACTACAAGAACACCGACGAGGTGATGCCCGACGAGGTGATCGCCGAGTACGACCGGCTTTCGCAGTTCTTCGAGAAGCATCCCGAGGCTGCGGAGATGAAGGGCCAGTTCGACACGGCGTTCGGCGTGAGTGGCGCCGCGAGCTGCGAGAACCTGGAGAAGCTCTTCGGCGCCAAGCTGGCCGCCGCTCCCGACGACGAGGCGCTGCTCGCGCAGGCCGTGGCGCTGATGTCGCGTGCCGATTGCAGCAGCGATTTCTTCCTGGCGACGGCCGAGAAGTTCTATGCGGTGAAGCCGTCGTCCAATACGGCGCTGTCGCTGGCCCAGGTTTTCCAGAACAAGCACGACTATGCGAAGGCCATGACCTATCTGAACGAGGCGCTGGCCGTGGAGAAGGATGATGCCGAGCGTCAGAAGCTGCTGGCCCGCATCGGCCTGGTCGGCCTGGCCGCCAACGATGTTTCGGGAGCCGCCGCGGCCGCACGTCAGGCCCGCGACCTGAATCCCGAGGACGGCGTGCCCTACTTCGTGCTGGCGCAGTGCTACGGCCTTTCGGCCGCTTCCTGCGGCGGTTTCGCCGGGCAGGCTACCTTCTGGGCCGCTTACGACACGATGTCGAAGGCCGTCGAGCTGCTGCCGAGCGATTCGGAATACCTCGAGCACGCCAAGAGCGCGCTTTCGACCTTCCGCAACAACTTCCCCAGCTCCGAGGAGTGTTTCTTCAACGAGCTGCAGTCCGGGGCGCGTTATACGGTCACCTGCGGCACGGCTGCCGGTGTCACCACGACGGTGCGTCCCCGCTAA
- the lptC gene encoding LPS export ABC transporter periplasmic protein LptC, with the protein MEKRLTKYGRVALSVAGSAILLFSCAERETPPEGSVETMMTEYSDSLSIIMSRNGRRSYHFTAPQLEGYTLAREPYREFRRGIRITTYKDDSLSTVDAVLTANYAIYYEKRELWEAKGNVVVEKSDGKTLYTQQLFWNAQTDKVYSNVDSKIVQNNGRDVFIGEGFESDASFKEWRFRRMKGRMEVEMKNSPDSTASAPAPAGAADVAGNGAAGGPDPKEESSGGVKSGSGGEPRRTAVRRSDAGPERPRLTDSAPERPSGKARASEAVRFPAAGQEPQPLQVSKAQLRPLGQSGDAVPVQAAETPAAEVPAEGVRPVESLKSETR; encoded by the coding sequence ATGGAAAAACGCCTGACGAAATATGGTAGGGTAGCACTCTCCGTTGCGGGGAGTGCTATCTTGCTATTCTCCTGTGCGGAGCGGGAGACGCCTCCGGAGGGCTCCGTGGAGACGATGATGACCGAGTACAGCGACAGCCTCTCGATCATCATGTCGCGCAACGGCCGTCGGTCGTACCACTTCACGGCGCCGCAGCTCGAAGGCTACACGCTGGCCCGCGAACCGTACCGCGAATTTCGCAGGGGCATCCGGATCACGACCTACAAGGACGATTCGCTCTCGACGGTGGATGCGGTGCTGACGGCCAATTACGCCATCTATTACGAGAAGCGCGAGCTGTGGGAGGCCAAGGGCAATGTCGTGGTCGAGAAGTCCGACGGCAAGACGCTCTACACCCAGCAGCTCTTCTGGAACGCCCAGACGGACAAGGTCTATTCGAACGTCGATTCGAAGATCGTGCAGAACAACGGCCGCGACGTATTCATCGGCGAGGGCTTCGAGTCGGACGCTTCGTTCAAGGAGTGGCGTTTCCGCCGCATGAAGGGGCGCATGGAGGTCGAGATGAAGAATTCGCCCGACTCGACGGCGTCGGCGCCGGCTCCCGCGGGGGCTGCGGACGTCGCCGGTAACGGTGCGGCGGGCGGGCCTGATCCGAAAGAGGAATCGTCCGGCGGAGTAAAATCCGGCAGCGGCGGGGAGCCGCGGCGGACGGCGGTCCGCCGTTCGGATGCCGGACCGGAGAGGCCGCGGCTGACGGATTCCGCTCCGGAGCGTCCGTCCGGAAAGGCGCGTGCGTCCGAAGCGGTCCGGTTTCCCGCAGCCGGGCAGGAGCCGCAGCCGTTGCAGGTGTCGAAGGCTCAGCTCCGGCCGCTCGGACAGTCCGGAGATGCCGTACCCGTGCAGGCGGCCGAGACCCCGGCGGCGGAGGTTCCGGCGGAGGGCGTGCGTCCGGTCGAATCCCTGAAATCCGAAACCCGGTAG
- a CDS encoding hemolysin family protein, whose amino-acid sequence MLSIVILIFAMLLLSAFFSGMEIAFTSKNRLKLEIDRKQSRMFDRIAEVFSRHPGQYITTILVGNNIALVVYSLAMSLLLRETYGALGWESLALEGSVALDTAVSTLVIIFVAEFLPKSIFKNNPNFYYRALAPAIYFFYILLYPLARFTTLLSHGILRLLGRRVKEQDITPSFNREDLAALLEANNTEQHAEPDNELKLFQNALDFADLRVRDCMVPRVDIEAVDIEETSIGQLTARFVDSKYSRIFVWRGSIDNIVGYVNSKSLFTRPAQVADVMMEVNFVPETMPLQSVLENFIKHRSNIAVVIDEFGGTAGVISLEDVLEQIFGEIEDEHDIPDLTEKRVGEDEYVLSCRLEVKYLNEKYGLGIEESREYDTLAGFIIYNYEGIPSAGETVVIGDLQLRILRTTRSRIELARVKRL is encoded by the coding sequence ATGCTTTCGATTGTCATTCTCATATTTGCGATGCTGCTGCTGTCGGCCTTCTTTTCGGGCATGGAGATCGCTTTCACGAGCAAGAACCGCCTGAAACTCGAGATCGACCGGAAGCAGAGCCGGATGTTCGACCGCATCGCCGAGGTCTTCTCCCGCCATCCGGGGCAGTACATCACGACGATCCTCGTGGGCAACAACATTGCGCTGGTGGTCTATTCGCTGGCCATGTCGCTCCTGCTGCGGGAGACCTACGGCGCTCTGGGATGGGAGTCGCTGGCCCTCGAAGGCTCCGTGGCGCTCGATACGGCCGTATCGACGCTCGTCATCATCTTCGTCGCGGAGTTCCTGCCCAAGTCGATCTTCAAGAACAATCCCAATTTCTACTACCGCGCCCTGGCGCCGGCGATCTACTTCTTCTACATTCTGCTCTATCCGCTGGCGCGCTTCACGACGCTGCTCTCGCACGGCATCCTGCGCCTTTTGGGGCGGCGCGTCAAGGAGCAGGACATCACGCCGAGCTTCAACCGCGAGGACCTGGCCGCCCTGCTCGAGGCGAACAATACGGAGCAGCACGCCGAGCCGGACAACGAACTGAAACTTTTCCAGAATGCGCTGGACTTCGCCGACCTGCGCGTCCGCGACTGCATGGTTCCGCGCGTGGACATCGAGGCGGTGGACATCGAGGAGACCTCGATCGGGCAGCTCACCGCGCGTTTCGTCGATTCGAAGTATTCGCGGATTTTCGTCTGGCGCGGGTCGATCGACAACATCGTGGGGTACGTCAATTCGAAGAGCCTCTTCACGCGTCCGGCACAGGTCGCCGACGTGATGATGGAGGTCAATTTCGTGCCCGAGACGATGCCCCTGCAATCCGTGCTGGAGAATTTCATCAAGCACCGGTCGAACATCGCCGTGGTGATCGACGAGTTCGGCGGCACGGCGGGGGTGATCTCGCTCGAGGACGTGCTGGAACAGATCTTCGGAGAAATCGAGGACGAGCACGACATTCCCGACCTGACGGAAAAGCGGGTCGGGGAGGACGAATACGTGCTGTCGTGCCGGCTGGAGGTGAAGTACCTCAACGAAAAATACGGGCTGGGTATCGAGGAGAGCCGGGAGTACGACACGCTGGCGGGCTTCATCATCTACAATTACGAGGGGATTCCCTCGGCCGGGGAGACCGTCGTGATCGGCGATCTGCAACTGCGCATCCTCCGCACGACGCGCTCGCGCATCGAACTGGCGCGGGTGAAAAGGCTCTGA